From the genome of Vitis riparia cultivar Riparia Gloire de Montpellier isolate 1030 chromosome 11, EGFV_Vit.rip_1.0, whole genome shotgun sequence:
CCCAACTTCATGGCCTAAAACAAGGAGATCAAACTGTTACATGATACTATCACAATATAAAAACTCTTTGGCATGGATTAGATCTTGTTATTGATATGGAATGGAGTTGTCCTACTAATAACACAAGGTACTAACCATTTCTCGAGAATGACCGTGTTGTGGACTGCAAGTCTAAACAAGAAACTTGATGATGTAAAAGGTCGAATAATTGAAAGAGAGTTGCTACCTAATTTACaagtcgtttttttttttttttttttcggaagTTTGTAATGAGGAAACACGTCGTACAATCATGGGtaaaataccatttttctcTAGATCCACCTTTGTCTCTTTTGGCTTAGTTTGTTGTGAGGCACGCTTTGAGAGGCAAGAGGCAAGATGTGCACGCATGATTTGAAGGTTGACGATAGTAATTGACCTTTGTGGGAATTCTGTATAGTTTTATACTGGTCACTTGCAGTTGTGTCTTTGAACATGGGACTTGAGCCTTTTGAATATAGGCAAGTTTAACACTTTATCCtgtttccttatttatttatttatttatttattttttatttttacaatattaaATATTCTATAAAGTGAATAAAGGGAAATGATTTGTTTTTCGAAAATGACTGAAGCAGGCTGCTTTTTTTCGCTGGGGTTCAAAAAATTGCCACAAGAAGATATGATGTAGATGTGAATAAACTGTAAACCTACTGTTTGTTGTAGAAGAGAATGTCAGGATTCAACCCTGCCACAACAGGTTCATAATCTTTAATGTCCGCATCAAAAAATGGACAAAAAACACCAACATGTATTGTCTTTGTAAAATTCTTTTGGGCTGAACATGAACGGATGTCTGGTTCAAATCAAACCTGTAAGATGATCTTGGTACCGATTAATGGCGAATCAGaatctaccaaaaaaaaaaagaaaggcaaATACAATAGTTAAacctttttctttaatatgATGCTTTAAGAATACACAAACTTATATGTTACTATTTAACAGCAAAATAGTTATGGGGATTATGATAAGCACAAGCTATcaacaaagataaaaaaacaaacagcaCTCCTATCAGCTAATTAACTACTTTTTATATCTGTTGATGGTTCTTTCATATACCTGGTGTTGTGCAAATGCCTAGCACTTCTCCTTTCAAAAGTTCTCCTGTTTCTTTGTGACTTCAAACCCGACAAATCTTTGTGACTTCAAACCCGATAAAAGATTTAATACATCTTCCATGGAAGGTCTGTCAGATGGTCTACTTCTAGTGCACAACAAAGCAActtcaaaaaccaattttatCTCCTCCTGCATGGAATCTGCAGACCCCACTTCATTTTCATTGTAAATCTCTCTTAAAAGAGCCTCCCTTGGCTTGCTCTGTATGCTTCCTCCTGCATTTGTTAGCCTACCATTTGTTATAATTTCCATAATCACCTCTCCAAAGCTGTAAATGTCGGTGTAGAGCTCCTCTTTTATTGCAGGATTGAATTCACCtgtcaaaagaaaaaaccaacCTTTAAGAACTGGTTCCTTCCTGAAAGCAGATTAGGAGGAGATATAGGTAGGGCAGCATCCTAGTAAGAATTTAATATCCTGGAATAATGGTATTCTGCAAACCATGACTGTTGGCAACACAATCAGACATGTCTTAgagctttttaaaaaatagaacaagAATTTGTGATTTGCTAAAAGCCTATGAAGTATCTGTATGGGCATCTTAGACTTCTCTCAAACTGGGTATCTTAGAATTTACGATCATAGGTTTAGTTTGTTCGTTTTTCATATTGAATCAGTAATTTTTGAAGATTAGAATCCATAGAACCTATTGTATGTGTGCCACATAAAAGACATGAATAGTAAAGCATACCTGTTTCTGTCCTAGAAATGGTTGATGGAAGTGAAGCTTTGTTCAATTCTGCCAGAAGTTTGAATCCAAATTCTGCCAGATGGGGTTCCATATTTTCATCAAACAATATGTCACTCGACTTCAAATCACCATGGGGTATTGCAGGGTAGCATTCATGATGAAGATAGTGAAGTCCCCTAGCAATTCCAATTACAATTTTGTACTTGGCTGCCCAATCCCTTTTCATTCTGATCTTCTCAGCAAGATTTCCATTAGGCAAGTAATCATATAAGAGATATGCCACATGCTTGTTATAGCAGAAACCCAGCAGTCTAATCAGATTCTTGTGCCTTGCATTGCCTATTCGGGTTATGAATTCTGACATAACCttcattctctttgcttcccatTCAATCTTCTTCACTGAAACTGTTATTCCTGTGGGCAGAACTGCTTTGCAAACTGAAGAGGATAATGGTGGTGTTGTCTCCATGGATTCTGTAGAACTAAAACTCCTCAAAACATCATTTGCTGTGAATCGAGGAAGCCCGCTAAAAGAAACCATTTCCCATCGTCCTTTGCTTCCTCTCctgaaataaaatattcccaGAACTGAAACCAAGATAAATAAAAGCACCCCTGCACAGAGTAGAAGAACCCATTTAAGCTTGTCTTTGCTTTTGCTCCCCAGTTTGAATCCATGCTGAATTCCCTCAGAATCAGCACATGGTTTCAAAGGTTCTCCACATAGCTTTGAATTTCCAACAAAAGCACTGCTACCCATCACTCTGAAAATCTTTTCTGAAGGAATTGAACCAGAGATATCGTTGAATGACACGTTGATAAGTAGTAAGCTGGATAAATTGCTGAGCTTTTCGGGTATGGGACCAGTCAAATTATTGTGGGATAGGTCTACCACAGCAAGTTCATGAAGACTTGCAAGCTGCTCAGGTATATGACCTGTTAAATTATTGTTGGCTAAATTCACCATCTCAAGGGCCTGACAACTGGAAATACTTTCTGGGATAATTCCTGACAAGTTGTTCATGCTCACTTCAATTACTGTAATGGATTTGCAGACTTGGAAAGCAGGAATATGACCAGAGATTTTACAAGAGCTCGCTGAGAAGTTCTGAAGAAGCGGCAGAGACCAAATTTTTGCAGGGAGCATCCCTCCTAGCTCTGAATTTTTAGAGACATTAAAGTActgaagattggaagcttgggaTATGTCTGTGGGAATTCCACCAGTAAATCCATTTCTAGACAGGTCGACATATGTGATTTCAGGAAGATGGCTGAATCTTAAAGGGATCTCACCTGAGAAGGAATTATTTTCAAGTCGGATACGAACAAGAGAAGAGCAATTGGAGAGAGATGGAGAAAGACTGCCcgtaaaattatttgaaaacagaATCAACTTGAAAAGCACTCCCCCTGTGCAGATCTCTGGAGGAATGGGACCATTGAAATTGTTTGTAGAAACATCCACCCACTTGAGTTTCGAATTCGTGCCCAGGCTCTGTGGAAGTGACCCAGAGAAGAAATTGTTCCATATGAGAAGGGTATCCAGTAATGGGAGTTCCGCAATGCTTTCAGGGACAGTGCCACTCATGTCATTGTACATTAGACTGAGCAGTCTAAGATTCTTCAGCTCTGAAAAGCTCTCTGGAATAGACCCAGAAAGCTGGTTATCAGAAAGATCCAAGTCTGTCAGCGTCACGATTCTGCTAAACTCCGATGGAATCAATCCAGTGAGCTGGTTTCTGAAGAGAAAAAGTGATTGAAGCTTAGTAAGATTGCTGAGTTGCTTGGGTATTGAGCCTGAGAGATCAGCCCCAGCAATATCAAGATACTGAATCTCAGTCATGTTACCCAATTGCCATGGAATACTTCCCTGGTAAGAATTGTAGCCAATCTCCATATGGGTCACTGTACTCAGTTTACCCAGTTCTGGCGGTATGCTCCCACTGAGAAGGTTTCCTGCCAGATgaatgaactcaaggctcttgaAAGAACCATATTCTGATGGGATTGGTCCCTTGAAATAACTCCCAGCTAAATTGAGAACTTTTAGGTATTCAAGCTGAGAAACTTCAGTTGGCAGTGGGCCCGAAAAGCTGTTGCTGAAGGCGTCAAGCACAACAAGGTGCTCAAGCCTGGAAACTCCACCAGGAAAGTGACCTGAAAAATTGTTTCTGCTGATATCCAAGCTTCTCAGATTGGTGAGATTGAAGATTTCCACAGGGAGCTGCTCAGAGAAAGAATTGTAGCTGAGGTTGAGATCAACCAGCTCAGTAAAGACACTGAATTGCTTCCCAGAAATTATTCCACCAAGGTTCTTGGAAGACAGGTCCAGACCAATGACCAGAGAGGAGTTCTTGTTACATGTGACTCCGGACCAAGAACAAGCATAGACCTTGTTATACTCCTCTACTCCAGGAGGCACAAACCAATCAGCCAAGCTGTTAGAATCATCAACAAACTCGGACTTCAGGCTAAGAAGCGCATCAGAGAAAAGATCAGCAGCCAAAACAGCTTCAATAACCAGCAGAGCTCCCAAAACACTCACACAGAAGCTCCTGAAAATCTCCATTGGAACTCGGAGCAGAGAAGAAAGAGGGGACTATCGGAGAGACCCCAATGGCAGGTAAGGGTGGGTGACACCAGTGTATATCTCAAGCCATGAAATTTGTAATGTTAGGAGAGTGGTGCATGGGGACTAGAGAAAGGTTATGCAAAAGGAGAAAATGGCGTATAGTGATTAGTTGATGTGAGAATATTATTGGGTTGCTTTTGGAAACAAGATGGGACCAGTGGGTTATAGTTAATTTGGTGGTGTTGGCCAATGAGGCATAAAGCTTTTATTTACATCTGGGGGGCATCCTCCTCTGCCTTTTTCTGACTGTAGAGAATCCAATAAGTGGCTCTTTAGAATATAGTTTATATATGTACAAATACTTTGGGACATGCttcaaaatcattcaaaatCCATGCTTTATATAAACACCACCTCCCAATAAATTTCAAAGTAGCAAtttattaatcataaaaaagtCCAAATAAACATGAAATCACTTTCTCTATAAGTTAATAAAAGCTTATACAAGAAGtattactattttaatttttatgtgagtttcttttttgaaagtttaaaaAGATACAAGCCCATGTCATTATTGTTGTAAGAATGGCAATTCATCTAAAGAAATGGTTATTTTCCTCATAAATAATGTTAAGAAGGGCATATAAATGAAACATTATAACATGATTAAGCCTCTTTCAAACAAAAtcctaaaggaaaaaagtgGCTATCAAAAGCAAAGGAATATTgataagaaaagtgaaaaataagaaTCTCCAACGGTTACAAAGGTAAACAAATATACTTGTGAGCGATGATTTACCAACAATGGGAGGAATTAACATTCAAAAGAACATATTTGTGATGGGGAAAAGCTTCTTGTTATGGCAATGATTAGAGCCCAAGTGGGAAGATGAACGGAAGGTGGAAGGGCAGGTgtggacaaagaaaaaaaaaggaaaaaaaaaaaaaaaaaggaaatatccTTGAGATATACTGATCTGACTGACTTGGTCCAGAGGGACAGTAGGCGACAGATACGTGATAAAAGCAAGTCACTTTTTTCTTGACACATGATGAGGGCGAGGTCCATTTTGTGTCCTTCAAGTTTTCACAAAAGGTGTGCCTTCACCCACACTACGTGTGCCCATTCATGCCCGCTGTCTCCATGCAATTTCATCATTTTCCTCCTAGCCTTTTAGACCTATAGGTCTTTAGGGTTggaaaattccatttttatcaCCACATTTAAGATTTGATTCATTTGGTGGGTATTGGGTAAGATTGGccttgaatttcaaattttattcttatgaaattaaaaagtcTTACTTTTTATCAACCACCCTCTAGAATACAAGATTGGGTTGATTACAGTtacatcataaaaatattgaacACTCGGTGACAATACTTTATTGCAATTTGGTCTTCACCTTTTTAAATCTTACTTGATAATGACCTAAAAGGGTACTAACTTATTCAGGATTTCAACCTTGAGTTTGGTAACATGAACTTGTTTCTTGGTCAAAATTGAACTGTAAAATGCCTTTTGCTGGATGGAGAGCTGAGCATCACAACTCATGatgaaaaatacaatttgaaaattgaatgtAGATCACTGAAGCAGTCAAAAGCTGCAGGCATTTAAGTATGATGGACACAAAAGGCTTGTCCTTTGTTTAGATTACTGTTGGTAACACAAGGGTACACactgtaaaatatatattatgtataGAGGGTTGAAAATGTAAGATACAATCTGAGCCGTTGACCAggatacaaataaatgagataaactGAAAATATAAAGTATTGGGGTACAAACAAATAGGATTTGACTAAAAAGCCATGAAACCCAAATCACACGTGACACTAGTCCATTGATAATGCATTTTCAATACCCGTATTGTTGTAggcccccccccccctctctctctctctctctctctatctctctgtGTGTATAAGCAAACTGGTACTCTCACCTCACGAGGGTCTCCTGCAAGGCTGCATTCTGCCCATCACTGCTCCCGTGACCATAACTTTCATTCACTAttctgaaaatgaaaatacattCTTTAGTCtatgatattatttcatttcagatatgggataaacaGTTCATTTGAGTAGTATACTCTACTCTTTTTAAATTGGATCATATCACCATGGTTCTCTCTTCCGGTCATTGCAGTTTACCTAGTCAAGACTCAAGAAAGAAAGGGGGACAAGCATTCCCAGGAAAGTTTGTCCAACAGAGGTATGAAAAGGACGGGCGCACCGACCGTGTGGGGATGAGCTAAGAACACatctttttagaaaaaagagAACAAATTCACTTGAATTTGATTCCCCACTGGAGTCTAAAGAACAAGAGCTTACGTTTGATATCTGAATCTAATCATAAGTAACAGTACTCTCAACAATAATTACATTAACACAAGTAGCAGCAATTGGGTGCCTCTGATTTAAAAAGGTGGAGGGGCACCTAAAGTTGAAAAAAACAACTAGAAATGCTATCATATTGAGGGAATGAAGGGTGGAATTGAAATTCTATAGAGGCATGAATTGACAGGAATAGGTGGAACAGAAACTAATGCACCGAACACAAGGGATAAGCATTCTACACAAACAGGCATCAATCATTCATAAAgtgaatgaaaatatattaataaagctAAGAAACAAAGTGGGTGGAGTTGGTAAAGTGATTGAAGAAAGGGACACTTCTTCATctgtttatcttctttgagaATCCTTTCAGATTTCTGTTTTTTCGTTCTAtgtaattatcaaacaaacatGCAGAGACAGCATTACGACAAATGTAGGCCTTGCAGTTGCAAATAATTTGGTGCCGAAAATAATATGGAGTTTGGAATTAGTCAGGAAAGTATTAGGAAAGTGGTGGAGTCACAACAAAAGGAATCACAACATCAAGCATACCCAAAATTGTAGATAAATACTGATAGTACACGAACAAATTTCAGTAACAAATTCCTTCACAATCAGGTACTCAAACCAATCAATTTTAGTGTCATGTGTCTCAAAGTTGCTGAGAATAGAACACCATAGAGTCTATCAAATAagtaagaagaaaagaaaaatggaaattgaagAGTAGAAAATCTAGAAATTGGTCTAGAGGATTGTGTGTTGGAAAGCAAGAAATAAGGCTTTATTTGGTACATGTGGGTTTTCAATTTGATGGTGTATTTGAGGAGTTCAATACTCCCAGTTGCAACCCTAGCATAATTCAATATCCAAGGTATTACATCCCAGGTATTTGATGCGTGTCATGTCATTGAGATGATAAGGTATTTGGAAAAAAGAATGTTCTCAACCTTGTCATACAATGAAATATCACCAATACAATTTTGTTTGTCATAACTAAACCAGTGCATGATCAGAAACAAAAGACATGCAAAAAGCCTGGTGATATGGAGTCAGCTGAATCATATGATAAAGTATGGTTGGTGGGGAGTGGGAGGGAATATCTACTCAAAAAGTAAAAACCTACAGACTATCTACTTAAATAAAAACCTCTACATAAATGCCCCAGAACTCTGACTGATGCATCCAACCCCAGACATGATAAGAGCATAGCTATGGCCATGTTTGAGCCCAAGGTTGGTCCTTGTCTGCAAACTAAGAGAACTTGAATATAATTTGATATGGAATTAAGATGGATACATAGGAAGGctgtttattattatattacttAAACTTGAAGGTCACAACCATTGGTTATATTATATaccataataataaaatcatttggaAAATCGAGCCCAATGGAAAATTTGCTACTAaccatgaagaaaaagaaaattgactAGCATTGAAATATGGAAACCTCAACCCTGTAAGGGTATGGCAGAGTCAAGCTTCACACGATTCAGTCTAATAGTGCCAAGAATGTACTCAGGTAGTTCTGTCTCTTCTTTTGCCTGCAAACACAATGGCCATCAACACCAAGAAGCGTATGACATGAGGTTGTCATGGTCAAAAAGTAGAAAGGACTCAAATTTAAGTATATCAATACATTAACACAAGCATGAGTACATCTTTTCCATGAATAGGAAACAACAATGGAAACTCCATGAttagaaataaagaaatccaAAACAGCTCCACCTAATTGCCATTGCTGGGATTATAACATGTGGACTGGACACTAGATATCTGATGTGGCAACTAGCCAAAATCTATCAATATGGACAAGTGAATGTGTGTGTTCATGTACAAATGTTGTGTGTTGAACGTATACACTGCTCGAGTTTGTGTCTGCATGCAAAAGAACCATCTAGTGACAGAAACTATTTTTCCACACTTATTTCGGAGTAAAATAAAGGTAGATTCTTTCTAGAAACATGTAGACATGGGTTGACATGCCCTTGTATCAACAAGTGGTCTCTTTACCACTATCAATAGGGAGAACATGCCCCAAAATATTTCATGAAATTGAGTACTGTACTGTAGTTAAGTTCTATATTATTGGAATATTTAAATGTGCTTTTAAATTCTATGTGTTTAAACAAGATATGAAGGGATGAATTCCATGAAGCATGTTCCATGTATTAATAGAAGATCAAAGACTAAATTGCAATCTGATATCACTGTCTCCTATAGGATTATGTTTTGGAAATGTTCTATATATTATCattgttctttgtttttctgCTTCTATAATCAGacaatttttttcatacatctaCAGCCATACAAATGACAGCAGTTCTTTCTGTCAAGTAAAAGATATGTTTTGCCTGAACCTCATTTTTGGGCTAACACTTTGTTGAAACACCTGGACTTCAATTTCCCGACAACTAATAGTTTGAGTGCCTTAACACCCAAATCTTCATCTACTCATAACTAATGATGTTATGGGTGGTAGCAAGGGTCTCTTTCTTATTTGCCTTACAAGGTCTAGAAAGTTAGGAGATTAAATTGATGAGATGGGCTGCCAACTAAGATGTATAGGGAATTTCAGCTAGTAATTTTTATCTGTGTGCATtcccattgtaagatattttaacaaaaatgttcctttatagtttttatttcaagtttcTTAAACCATGTGTCACAAGTTATTACATGAACACACTTGATTGACAAGACAAATTATattgatttaaataaataaaaatagttcaGTTCCATATTAGTCCCTCGCACAAGGAATGGAATTAAGGAGAAGAACAAGAAGTCCgctttctcttctcttttcttgaattttattttgattttagaatatatttccaaagtagttttaattaaatgagTACTTGTgattctattttatttacatttatatatttctatttattataccattaatattttatttatttcaaagacatttattattcatcatttttatatttttaataagcaagtttaatatataaaacTGCCAAAACAGCAGCAAAGTGTAGTATACAAAAGTATATACATAGAACCCTtcagtaaaagaaaataaacaacaGGGACCCCAGCATCAGCCTCAAGACCAGCTCTACCCAACcaataaaatgaagaaaggaCGAACAAGATTTCTGAGGAGATTCCTTAGACAAAAAGAACAGTTAAGAAGCAGTTATTTCAGTGCTAACTCCAACAGCTCCAACCCCCTCAAAGATTTCACTGTTCCTTTCCTTTCAAATGCACCAAAATTGACTTAAAGAGGTTATTTTTTCAGGCAAGATTAAAATCACTAAATGTTTCCAAAAAATGAGATTGCAATCCAACTGCACCCAAAATATACAAGAAAAGCAACAAAAAAAGGGAAGATGACTGAAGGTCACCTACAGCTTACTCATCTACAAAATCCAGGAATCACAGATCTTTCTTGCCTGCTCAGTCTTGCAACAGATACATACAAAGAGTTCAATGCACATAATTTTAGCTCAGAATCAGAAGTTCATCCCTCAAACTTTATCCTGTGTTGTTCTTTCCATAAGTTCTAATTTAATACTGTTTGAGGCTGATCTCCTAACTGGATGTTGCCTCCTTCCCACGAAGCAGCCATGCTGCCATTAAAACTTGTTGAAGATTAGGATAATtagtttttgtttctaataaattcaaattaagatttgaattaGTTTGTTAGGGGAGTCAGTCTGTTAGTTGTTCctatttttttgcatttgatatttttatgtaatctAGTAGCTTAGGATAGATTT
Proteins encoded in this window:
- the LOC117925570 gene encoding leucine-rich repeat receptor-like protein kinase TDR, with amino-acid sequence MEIFRSFCVSVLGALLVIEAVLAADLFSDALLSLKSEFVDDSNSLADWFVPPGVEEYNKVYACSWSGVTCNKNSSLVIGLDLSSKNLGGIISGKQFSVFTELVDLNLSYNSFSEQLPVEIFNLTNLRSLDISRNNFSGHFPGGVSRLEHLVVLDAFSNSFSGPLPTEVSQLEYLKVLNLAGSYFKGPIPSEYGSFKSLEFIHLAGNLLSGSIPPELGKLSTVTHMEIGYNSYQGSIPWQLGNMTEIQYLDIAGADLSGSIPKQLSNLTKLQSLFLFRNQLTGLIPSEFSRIVTLTDLDLSDNQLSGSIPESFSELKNLRLLSLMYNDMSGTVPESIAELPLLDTLLIWNNFFSGSLPQSLGTNSKLKWVDVSTNNFNGPIPPEICTGGVLFKLILFSNNFTGSLSPSLSNCSSLVRIRLENNSFSGEIPLRFSHLPEITYVDLSRNGFTGGIPTDISQASNLQYFNVSKNSELGGMLPAKIWSLPLLQNFSASSCKISGHIPAFQVCKSITVIEVSMNNLSGIIPESISSCQALEMVNLANNNLTGHIPEQLASLHELAVVDLSHNNLTGPIPEKLSNLSSLLLINVSFNDISGSIPSEKIFRVMGSSAFVGNSKLCGEPLKPCADSEGIQHGFKLGSKSKDKLKWVLLLCAGVLLFILVSVLGIFYFRRGSKGRWEMVSFSGLPRFTANDVLRSFSSTESMETTPPLSSSVCKAVLPTGITVSVKKIEWEAKRMKVMSEFITRIGNARHKNLIRLLGFCYNKHVAYLLYDYLPNGNLAEKIRMKRDWAAKYKIVIGIARGLHYLHHECYPAIPHGDLKSSDILFDENMEPHLAEFGFKLLAELNKASLPSTISRTETGEFNPAIKEELYTDIYSFGEVIMEIITNGRLTNAGGSIQSKPREALLREIYNENEVGSADSMQEEIKLVFEVALLCTRSRPSDRPSMEDVLNLLSGLKSQRFVGFEVTKKQENF